In Halapricum desulfuricans, a single window of DNA contains:
- a CDS encoding NAD(P)/FAD-dependent oxidoreductase: MSDGTDLHEYEVVVVGGGPAGMTAALYSTRLGHRTAIVSRGGGRAAMMQEVHNLLGIREETSGMELLQIGQEQLDAYGCDSYRDMITSCSRPEDEKHFQLSGNSADYVAEMVVLATGFNDVRPDPPLPRTGRGLHYCLHCDAHMFVDEPVYVMGHGESAVHVAAIMLNFTDEVDLLIRGKEPEWSDESAAVLENHPIDVIHADITGVQNGEDGWLKALEFEDGQTREYRGGFAMYGAEYNNGLARELGCAINDDGTIQVGDHGETSVDGVYAVGDCTPGHNQLPIALGQGAKAGIDIHFQLRDFPREPEQLDDLGPVRAEEVPGIPDELLEQAIDFHTYERQ; this comes from the coding sequence ATAAGCGACGGAACAGATCTCCACGAGTACGAAGTCGTCGTGGTCGGGGGCGGTCCTGCGGGCATGACGGCGGCGCTATACAGCACACGACTCGGCCACCGGACGGCGATCGTCTCCCGCGGCGGCGGCCGTGCGGCGATGATGCAGGAAGTGCATAACCTGCTTGGCATCCGCGAAGAAACCAGCGGGATGGAATTGCTCCAGATCGGCCAGGAGCAGCTCGACGCGTACGGCTGTGACAGCTACCGCGACATGATCACCTCCTGCTCCCGCCCGGAGGACGAGAAGCACTTCCAACTGTCGGGCAACAGCGCCGACTACGTCGCCGAGATGGTCGTGCTCGCGACGGGGTTCAACGACGTCCGTCCGGATCCGCCGTTGCCACGGACCGGCCGGGGATTGCACTACTGCCTGCACTGTGACGCACACATGTTCGTCGACGAACCTGTGTACGTGATGGGTCACGGCGAGAGTGCCGTTCACGTCGCCGCGATTATGCTGAACTTCACCGACGAGGTGGACCTGTTGATCCGCGGCAAAGAGCCCGAGTGGAGCGACGAGAGCGCCGCCGTCCTGGAGAACCATCCCATCGATGTGATCCACGCGGACATCACTGGCGTCCAGAACGGCGAAGACGGCTGGCTGAAAGCGCTCGAGTTCGAAGACGGGCAGACTCGCGAGTACAGGGGCGGCTTCGCGATGTACGGTGCGGAGTACAACAACGGTCTGGCCCGGGAACTCGGCTGTGCGATCAACGACGACGGCACGATCCAGGTCGGCGACCACGGCGAGACGTCGGTCGACGGTGTCTATGCGGTGGGCGACTGCACACCGGGGCACAACCAGCTCCCGATCGCGCTCGGACAGGGAGCGAAAGCCGGCATCGATATCCACTTCCAGTTGCGTGACTTCCCTCGCGAACCCGAGCAACTCGACGACCTGGGACCCGTCCGCGCCGAGGAGGTCCCCGGCATCCCGGACGAGCTACTGGAACAGGCGATCGACTTCCATACCTACGAGCGACAGTAG